The following are encoded together in the Onychostoma macrolepis isolate SWU-2019 chromosome 03, ASM1243209v1, whole genome shotgun sequence genome:
- the LOC131537742 gene encoding galactose-specific lectin nattectin-like, which produces MRENHSLLFTELLLTRINLFLIYTVRTMQCSFFGLCSWTPTNLKKTLLNLYLCSIYLFVLFQTGTIDLDTKTGGKCAPTCDCKWSAYECRCYRFFSCGTSWIDAEKQCLDYNGHLASVHTNAEYTFIQNLIKSQTRASTEAWIGGYGSVSERSWLWNDGSKMNLEIWAPGQPDHKLWKENCIGMNYDCSEKWNNYKCDRKMGFVCSRMRELNGEC; this is translated from the exons ATGAGAGAAAACCATTCACTGCTCTTTACTGAATTACTTTTAACAAGAAttaatctatttttaatttatacagtgaggaCTATGCAATGCAGTTTTTTCGGTCTCTGTAGCTGGACACCTACAAACTTGAAAAAAACTTTGTTGAATTTGTATCTttgttcaatttatttatttgtgctttttCAAACAGGGACCATTGACCTGGACACAAAGACAGGCGGAAAGTGTGCAC CAACCTGTGACTGCAAGTGGTCTGCATATGAATGTAGATGCTACCGCTTTTTTAGCTGCGGGACGTCCTGGATTGATGCAGAG AAACAGTGTTTGGACTACAACGGGCACCTCGCCTCTGTACACACTAATGCGGAGTACACCTTCATACAGAACCTGATTAAATCTCAAACTCGAGCTTCAACTGAGGCCTGGATAGGAGGCTATGGCTCTGTTTCA GAGAGATCGTGGCTCTGGAATGATGGGTCCAAAATGAACCTAGAGATATGGGCTCCTGGACAACCTGATCATAAGCTTTGGAAAGAGAACTGTATTGGGATGAACTATGACT GCTCGGAAAAGTGGAATAACTACAAGTGTGATCGGAAAATGGGTTTTGTGTGTAGCAGGATGAGAGAGCTTAATGGAGAATGTTGA